AACCAACACAAAAAACACTATGCAATTGTAAAGCATTCCAATTGCAAGACTATTATCAAAAGATTTAACAACAGGAAAAAAAGCTATTGCAAAAATTATAACTGAAAATATTAAATATTTTTTTAAAAACTTAACTATCATTTTATTTAAATAATCTTATTAATTGAATTACAACTACAACAATCATTAAGGCAGATAAAATAAGTGTAAAAATATTATTGTCGGTTTCAAAATGCTTATCAAGCCATTGCCCTGAAAAAACACCAATTAAAACAGCACCAACAATTTGAAAACCAATTCCTGAATACCTTAAATAGTTGTGTTTTTTATTTTTCACTTATCTTTTTAGAAATTTTTTCGGAATTCACTTTTGAAGTTGCTTCATTATTTTGAAGTAATTCTTTTACATTTTTATTATGCCCCATTTCACTTTTACCAATGAAAATAGCA
This is a stretch of genomic DNA from Bacteroidota bacterium. It encodes these proteins:
- a CDS encoding AtpZ/AtpI family protein, whose translation is MKNKKHNYLRYSGIGFQIVGAVLIGVFSGQWLDKHFETDNNIFTLILSALMIVVVVIQLIRLFK